The Verrucomicrobiia bacterium genome has a segment encoding these proteins:
- a CDS encoding VOC family protein, whose protein sequence is MKTNAVNWFEIYSSDFNRAVRFYETILQTTLQSCGETMKMAMFPFDMGKGIGGAVTQMDGCSPGAGGTLVYLNVEGDLDGVLGRVAGAGGSVIKPRMGIGEHGFIGIIKDSEGNVVGLHSMK, encoded by the coding sequence ATGAAAACAAACGCAGTGAACTGGTTTGAGATCTATTCTTCCGACTTCAATCGTGCGGTGCGCTTCTACGAAACGATTTTGCAGACGACGCTGCAGAGTTGTGGTGAGACGATGAAGATGGCGATGTTTCCGTTCGATATGGGGAAGGGCATCGGTGGGGCGGTCACGCAGATGGATGGTTGCTCGCCGGGTGCGGGTGGCACGCTCGTTTATCTCAATGTAGAGGGAGACTTGGACGGGGTGTTGGGTCGCGTGGCTGGTGCTGGTGGTTCAGTGATCAAGCCACGGATGGGGATCGGAGAGCACGGGTTCATCGGGATAATCAAGGATTCGGAAGGGAATGTGGTGGGGTTGCACTCGATGAAGTGA
- a CDS encoding helix-turn-helix domain-containing protein, translating to MASTKKTLKEAERRSPCPVACTLDILGDRWTLLVIRDLVLGRSRFKDFTASPEGIPTNILSDRLERLQNHGIITQITPPDGSKHRAYQLTTKGESLRPILAAMRDWGLTWEKGTKVLMQPPPTDTPKPKKQSRPA from the coding sequence ATGGCCAGCACCAAGAAAACCCTTAAAGAAGCCGAACGCCGTTCCCCCTGCCCCGTGGCTTGCACCTTGGATATCCTAGGCGACCGCTGGACCCTCCTCGTCATCCGTGATCTCGTGCTAGGCCGCTCCCGCTTCAAAGATTTCACCGCCTCCCCTGAAGGCATTCCCACGAACATCCTCAGCGATCGCCTCGAACGTCTGCAAAACCACGGCATCATCACCCAGATCACCCCACCCGATGGATCGAAACACCGCGCCTATCAATTGACCACCAAAGGCGAATCCCTCCGCCCCATCCTCGCCGCCATGCGCGACTGGGGCCTCACGTGGGAAAAAGGCACCAAAGTCCTGATGCAACCACCTCCAACCGATACCCCAAAGCCCAAAAAACAAAGCCGCCCTGCATAA